The genome window CGTGATCGTGGAGGCCTTCGGTGGCCCGGAGGCCCTGGCCAAGAACGTGGAGATCGAGTACCAGCGCAACGAGGAGCGCTACCAGTTCCTGCGCTGGGGCTCGGAGAACTTCTCCAACTTCCGCGTGGTGCCCCCCGGAACCGGCATCGTGCACCAGGTGAACATCGAGTACCTCTCCCGCGTGGTCTTTGACAACGAGGGCGTGGCCTACCCGGACACCTGTATTGGCACGGACTCCCACACCACCATGGAAAACGGCCTGGGCATCCTGGGCTGGGGAGTGGGTGGCATCGAGGCCGAGGCCGCCATGCTGGGCCAGCCCGTGTCCATGCTGATCCCCAAGGTGGTGGGCTTCAAGCTCACCGGCGAGATCCCGGTGGGTGTGACCGCCACGGATGTGGTGCTCACCATCACCGATATGCTGCGCAAGCACGGCGTGGTGCAGAAGTTCGTGGAGTTCTACGGCAACGGCGTGAAGTCCGTGCCGCTGGCTAACCGCGCCACTATCGGCAATATGTCCCCCGAGTTCGGTTCCACCTGCGCGATCTTCCCGATCGACGAGGAGACCGTCAATTACCTGCGCTTGACCGGCCGCCCAGAGGAGCAGGTGGAGCGCGTGGAGGCCTACGCCAAGGCGCAGGGCATGTGGCTGGAGCAGGACGCCCCCGAGGCCGAGTACTCCGAGTACCTGGAGCTGGACCTCTCCACCGTGGTGCCCTCCATCGCCGGGCCGAAGCGCCCGCAGGACCGCATCCTGCTCACGGACTCCAAAAAGACCTTCCGCGAGCAGCTCGGTACCTTCACCAACGATCCGATCTGCGAGGATGACTCCCCCGCCGGTGCCCGCATGGAGGCCGAGGGCGAGGCCGAGGATTCCGCCGAGGCTCTGGTGGCCGGCTACAACTCCTCCCCCCGCGGTCACGGCGAGTCCGCCGCCGAGGGCGCCAAGGGCCGCCAGTCCAAGCCCGTGGTGGTGAAGTCCCCCAACGGTGGTCACTACACCCTGGATCACGGCATGGTGGCCATCGCCTCCATCACCTCGTGCACCAACACCTCCAACCCCTCGGTGATGGTGGGCGCGGGCCTGATTGCCCGCAAGGCCGCCGCCAAGGGTCTGAAGTCCAAGCCGTGGGTCAAGACGATCTGCGCCCCCGGTTCCCAGGTGGTGGACGGCTACTTCAAGCGCGCCGATCTGTGGAAGGACCTGGAGGCCCTGGGCTTCTACCTCTCCGGCTTCGGCTGCACCTCCTGCATCGGTAACTCCGGCCCCCTGCCGGAGGAGGTTTCCGAGGCCATTAACGATAATGACCTCACCGCCACCGCCGTGCTCTCCGGTAACCGTAACTTCGAGGGCCGCATCTCCCCCGATGTGAAGATGAACTACCTGGCCTCCCCGATCATGGTCATCGCCTACGCCATCACCGGCACGATGGACTTTGACTTTGAGACCCAGCCGCTGGGCCAGGACCAGGACGGCAACGACGTATTCCTCAAGGACATCTGGCCCTCCACGGAGGAGATCGAGTCCACCATCGCGGAGTGCATCACCCGCGAGATGTACGTGGAGGACTATGCCGACGTGTTCAAGGGCGATGAGCAGTGGCAGAACCTGGACGTGCCCACCGGCAAGACCTTCGAGTGGGACGAGGAATCCACCTACATCCGCAAGGCCCCGTACTTCGAGGGCATGCCCATCGAGCCCGCCCCGGTGGAGGATATCCACGGCGCTCGCGTGCTGGCCAAGCTGGGTGACTCCGTGACCACGGATCACATCTCCCCCGCCTCCGCCATCAAGCCGGGCACCCCGGCCGCGCAGTACCTGGATTCCCGAGGCGTGGAGCGCCAGGATTACAACTCCCTGGGTTCGCGTCGTGGTAACCACGAGGTGATGATGCGCGGTACCTTCGCCAACATTCGCTTGCAGAATCAGCTGGTGGACGTGCAGGGCGGTTACACCCGGGACTTCACCCAGGAGGGCGGCCCGCAGTCCTTCATCTTCGATGCCTGCCAGAACTACAAGGCCGCCGGCACCCCGCTCGTGGTGATCGCCGGCAAGGAGTACGGCACGGGCTCCTCCCGTGACTGGGCCGCCAAGGGCACCAACCTGCTGGGCGTGCGCGCGGTGATCACGGAGTCCTTCGAGCGTATTCACCGCTCCAACCTCATCGGCATGGGCGTGATTCCGCTTCAGTTCCCCGAGGGCTCCTCGCACGAGTCCCTGGGCCTGGACGGCACGGAGGTCTTTGATCTCACGGGTATTACCGCCCTGAATGATGAGGCCGTCGGTATCCCGGAGACGGTGCACGTCACCGCCACCAAGGACAACGGCGAGAAGATCGAGTTTGACGCCAAGGTGCGCATCGATACCCCCGGTGAGGCGGATTACTACCGTCACGGCGGCATCTTGCAGTACGTGCTGCGCTCGATGGCCAAGGCTCAGTAGCGTCGAACCGTGCCCGTCGTTAGCGAAGCGGAGCTGGAACGGCGCCGCCACGACATCCTCGAGGGAGCACGCAGGTGCTTTGGGGAGTTCGGCTACGAGGGCGCGACGGTGCGACGCCTTGAGGCGGCGACGGGAAAGTCGCGGGGGGCGATCTTTCATCATTTCGGTGATAAGGAATCGCTCTTCCTCGCCATCGCTCGGCAGGACGCGGAGCGCCAGGCCGATGTGGTGGCCGCCGAGGGCCTCGTGGAGGTGATGCGGGACATTCTGGATCACCCGGAGCGCCATGATTGGCTGGCCACCCGGTTGGAGATCGCCAGAATGTTGCGCACCGATGCGTCCTTTCGGGCCCGCTGGCAGCAGCACCAGGAGGTGTTGGATCGGGCGGTGCGCACGCGCCTGGAGCGTAATGCGAAGCAGGATCGTATGCGTACCGACGTCCCGGTGGACGTGCTCATCATCTACCTGGAAACGGTGATGGAGGGGCTCATTACCCAACTCGCCTCCGGGCAGCCGGTGGAGGGCCTGAATCGTATGCTTGACGTGGTGGAAGCCTCGGTCAGGAAGTAAGGTAGACCGCTTAGTTCATATTTTCCCCGGATTAATATAGACTAAGCGGTATGTCTTTATTTCTACTGCTCTCCCTGCGCGAGAACGAGGCCGTGGCGGCCTCGGAATATCGGGACTTTGTGCAGGCTACCGGCCTGAATCGCGAGCAGTTAGAACAACGAATATTTGATTCCGCGGACTTTCGGGTGGGAGACGTATCGGAATACTCCGGGGTATTCGTGGGCGGCAGTTCCCTGAACATGAGCAATGCCCAGTACAGCGACTGGCAGCGGGCCGTGGTGCGCGAACTCACCGAGCTCATTGACTCCCCCACCCCGGTATTTTTCACCTGTTTTGGCACCGGGCTCATCGCCCAGGTGCTCGGGGGCAGCATCGGGCACGAACACGCGGAGGAAACCAGCGCCAGCCGGGTGGAGATCACCGCCGCGGGAAGCACGGACCCAGTGTTTGGGGCGCTACCGGGTTCCTTCGCGGCCTTTACCGGCCACACGGAGTGCGTGGCCTCGCTCCCGGAGGGGGTCACCGTGGTGGCCAGCGGCCCCACCTGCCCGGTGCAGGCGCTGCGGGTTGGGCAGCACACCTGGTCCACGCAGTTCCACCCGGAGGTGAATATCGAGGGCATGGCGCGCCGCATGAACTTTTATCGCGATCACGGTTACTTCCGGGATGAGGAATACGAGCAGATCGTAGAATCGCTGCGGGGCGTGGATACAGCCCCGGCGCACCAGATTCTGCGGAACTTCGTGGGCTACTGCGAGGCGCGGCGGGGGGCGCGGGCGCTGAGCACAGTGAACACAGCCAGCACCGAGGGGGAAGCCGATTACACTATCAAGGCATGTACGCGATCATGACCGTCACGGGCCAGGATCACACCGGCATCATCGCCGCGGTGACCTCCGCCCTGGCCCGCCAGAACATCAATATCCTCGACGTCTCCCAAACCCTCATGGATCAGTGGTTCACCATGATCCTGCGGGTGGAGTTTGATGAGGCGGAGCACGGGATCGCCGCCATTCAGAGGCAGATGGTGGCGGTGGAGGAGGAACAAAACCTCACCATTCGCCTGCAATCGGAGGCGCTGTTTAGCGCGGTCAATGAGGTATAGGGGGCAGGGCTGTGAGTTTGAGCTTCAATCCCGGTTCGGTGCTCGATACCATCGAGATGATTCAGAAGTACCGGCTGGATATTCGCACCGTCACGATGGGCATTTCCCTGCTCGAGTGCCGCCGTTCCAGCATGGCCGATACCGCCCAGGCCATCTATGATCGCGTGACCACCCAGGCCGCTCGTCTGGTGGAGGTATGCGAGGGAATCGAGGCGGAACTGGGCATTCCCATCGTGAACAAGCGGATCAGCGTCACCCCCGTGGCCCTGCTCTGCGGCGGATTGGAGGGAAACCCAGCCGACCTGGCCCGCGCGCTCAATCGCGCCGCCACCGAGGTGGGCGTGAACTTCATCGGCGGCTACTCCGCCCTGGTGGACAAGGGAGCCACGGCGGCGGATTCCCGCCTGATCGCCTCCCTGCCGGAGGCGCTGAGCCAGACGCAGGTGGTGTGCTCCTCGGTGAACGTGGCTTCCTCCCGCGCGGGTATCAACATGGACGCGGTGCGGGATCTGGGCGTGGCCATCAAAGATGCCGCCCAGGCCACGGCGGAGGAGGCGGCGATCGCCTGCGCCAAGCTGGTGGTGTTTGCCAACGCCGTGGGTGATAACCCCTTCATGGCGGGGGCCTTCCACGGCGTGGAGGAGCCGGATTGCGTGGTCTCCGTGGGCGTCTCCGGCCCCGGCGTGGTGGGCCGCGCCCTGGGTTCCCTGGAGGGGGCCAGCCTGGACCAGGTGGCCGAGGAGATCAAAAAGGCCGCCTTCAAGATCACCCGCACGGGCCAATTGGTGGGCAGCATGGCCGCGCAGCGTCTGGGCGTGCCCTTTGGAATCGTGGATCTTTCCCTGGCGCCCACGGCGGAACTCGGGGATTCCGTGGCGCACATTCTGGAGAATATGGGCCTGGATCAGGTGGGCACGCACGGAACCACGGCGGCCCTGGCCCTGCTTAACGACGCCGTGAAGAAGGGCGGCATGATGGCCTGCTCCCGGGTGGGCGGGCTATCCGGTTCCTTTATCCCGGTCTCCGAGGATAAGGGCATGATCGACGCGGTGCGCTCGGGGGCCATCTCCATCGACAAGTTAGAGGCCATGACCGCGATCTGCTCGGTGGGCCTGGACATGATTGCGATTCCCGGCGATACCTCGGCGGAGACGATCTCCGCGATGATCGCGGACGAGGCGGCCATCGGAGTGATGAACCATAAGACCACCGCCGTGCGGGTGATCCCCGTGCCGGGCACGGTTCCCGGGGACGAGGTGAACTTTGGTGGACTCCTGGGCTACGCCCCGGTGATTGACGTGAATAAGGTTTCCGCGGCGGAGTTTATCCGGCGCGGGGGCTTTATTCCCGCGCCGGTGCACGGCTTCCGCAACTAGCTCGGCTGGGGCAACTTGCGGGGTACGACCTTGCCGGCGTCGTTGCGCGGCAGGGCGTCCAGCCAGCAGATGTAGTCCGGGATATTGTGCTGGGCGAGGTTGGTGCGCACGAGGTCGCGCACGGCGTCGTCGGTAAGCGCTTTGCCCTGCTCGGTGTCCTCGCGCACGATGTAGGCATCGAGGCGGGCCACGATGTCGTTGCGCACGCCGCGGACAAAGACGTCATCGATCCCCTCCTGGCGCAGGAGGAAGTCCTCCACCTCGCGGGGGTAGACGTTCTCGCCGCCCTTGATCACCATGTCATCGCAGCGTCCATGAACGTGCAGGAAGCCCTCGGAATCAAAGTGGCCGTAGTCCCCGGTGCTGAGCATGTGATCGCGCACCTCGATGCTGTCGCGCTTGGAGAGGTAGCCGATCATGGACTCGGAGTTGGCGCTGTAGATGATGCCGCGCTCCCCCGGCGCCGCCAGCGTGCCGTCCTCCTTGTACAGGGCAATGCGCACGCCGGGGGCCACGGTGCCGGTGCGGGTGGGATCCGCCGCGAGTTCCGGGCCGCTGGCAGAGGCCACGGGGCCGTGCTCGGTGGATCCGTAGAAGTTGCACACCACCGGGCCGAAGCGCGCGTGCAGGGCTTGGATCAGGGTGGGTGGAATGGCGTTGCCGGAGGAGGCGATGAACTCCGGGGGCCGCAGGGCTCGTAGGGTCTCCTCGGGCTGCTTGGCCAGGGTCTTTTCAAAGTCGCGCAGGAATACCGCGGCGGAGAGAATCCCGGTCACGCCGTAGCGCAGGCAATCATCCACGGCCTGCTGGGGGACAAAGACGCGCCGCAGGATCGTGGTGGATTTGGTGGCAAAGGTGAGATTGACGTTGAGCCAGCCCCAGGCGTGGTAGGTGGAGCAGGTCATTTGGATCACGCCCTCGCGCCGCCACGGGATCTTGGGCAGCAGGCTGGCCGCCACCGCGGGAGACTTGGGCACGCCGCGCACCACTCCCTTGGGGGTGCCGGTGGTGCCGGAGGACATGATCACCGTGGGGCCGGGGGTGGGGCGGAACTTTAACTTTGGCGCCGGTGCCTGGGCGATGGCCTCGCGGAAGCTCACCACGCCGGGGTGCTCGCCGTACCCGGCGATGAGCGGGAGATCGCCTACCTCCAGGGTGGGAATGAACTCCGCGTCCGCGATAACGATGGCTGCGCCGTAATCGGTAATGGTGCGGGAGATCTGCTGCGGGGAGGAACCCGGATTGATGATCATGGGAACCGCGCCCAGGTAATTGCAGGCGGCCAGGGTCATGGGGGTCACGCGGCTATTGCGCGCGATGATCGCCACCTGGGAGCCCTGCTCCACTCCCCTGCTTTGCAGGGCGGAGGCCAGGCGGAGGGCCTGACGATGCAGCTCGGCGTAGGAGATGGTGCCGATGTCATCGATGATGGCGGTGCGCTCGGGGCAATACTGCGCTGCCGTGTTGAGGAAGGTGCCCACGGAGAAGCCCCAGCGGGCGTAGGACCGTGCCCAGTTGGTGAGGTCCTTGGGCCCGTGGAGGCTTAAGATTCCCGCCCGCAGAATGTGCGGGACCGCGTGAGCGAAGGATCGTGCCTGCTCTCCCACCGGAATGGGCAGAGCAACGGGTTGTTCCATG of Corynebacterium sp. 21KM1197 contains these proteins:
- a CDS encoding AMP-binding protein, with product MSSLFHMEQPVALPIPVGEQARSFAHAVPHILRAGILSLHGPKDLTNWARSYARWGFSVGTFLNTAAQYCPERTAIIDDIGTISYAELHRQALRLASALQSRGVEQGSQVAIIARNSRVTPMTLAACNYLGAVPMIINPGSSPQQISRTITDYGAAIVIADAEFIPTLEVGDLPLIAGYGEHPGVVSFREAIAQAPAPKLKFRPTPGPTVIMSSGTTGTPKGVVRGVPKSPAVAASLLPKIPWRREGVIQMTCSTYHAWGWLNVNLTFATKSTTILRRVFVPQQAVDDCLRYGVTGILSAAVFLRDFEKTLAKQPEETLRALRPPEFIASSGNAIPPTLIQALHARFGPVVCNFYGSTEHGPVASASGPELAADPTRTGTVAPGVRIALYKEDGTLAAPGERGIIYSANSESMIGYLSKRDSIEVRDHMLSTGDYGHFDSEGFLHVHGRCDDMVIKGGENVYPREVEDFLLRQEGIDDVFVRGVRNDIVARLDAYIVREDTEQGKALTDDAVRDLVRTNLAQHNIPDYICWLDALPRNDAGKVVPRKLPQPS
- a CDS encoding PFL family protein yields the protein MSLSFNPGSVLDTIEMIQKYRLDIRTVTMGISLLECRRSSMADTAQAIYDRVTTQAARLVEVCEGIEAELGIPIVNKRISVTPVALLCGGLEGNPADLARALNRAATEVGVNFIGGYSALVDKGATAADSRLIASLPEALSQTQVVCSSVNVASSRAGINMDAVRDLGVAIKDAAQATAEEAAIACAKLVVFANAVGDNPFMAGAFHGVEEPDCVVSVGVSGPGVVGRALGSLEGASLDQVAEEIKKAAFKITRTGQLVGSMAAQRLGVPFGIVDLSLAPTAELGDSVAHILENMGLDQVGTHGTTAALALLNDAVKKGGMMACSRVGGLSGSFIPVSEDKGMIDAVRSGAISIDKLEAMTAICSVGLDMIAIPGDTSAETISAMIADEAAIGVMNHKTTAVRVIPVPGTVPGDEVNFGGLLGYAPVIDVNKVSAAEFIRRGGFIPAPVHGFRN
- the can gene encoding aconitate hydratase; this encodes MIESKNSFDAKRKLKVGDKEYDYFALDAVDGMDKLPYSLKVLGENLLRTEDGKNVTEDHIRAIANWDPKAEPSTEIQFTPARVLMQDFTGVPCVVDLATMREAVTALGGDPDQVNPLNPAEMVIDHSVIVEAFGGPEALAKNVEIEYQRNEERYQFLRWGSENFSNFRVVPPGTGIVHQVNIEYLSRVVFDNEGVAYPDTCIGTDSHTTMENGLGILGWGVGGIEAEAAMLGQPVSMLIPKVVGFKLTGEIPVGVTATDVVLTITDMLRKHGVVQKFVEFYGNGVKSVPLANRATIGNMSPEFGSTCAIFPIDEETVNYLRLTGRPEEQVERVEAYAKAQGMWLEQDAPEAEYSEYLELDLSTVVPSIAGPKRPQDRILLTDSKKTFREQLGTFTNDPICEDDSPAGARMEAEGEAEDSAEALVAGYNSSPRGHGESAAEGAKGRQSKPVVVKSPNGGHYTLDHGMVAIASITSCTNTSNPSVMVGAGLIARKAAAKGLKSKPWVKTICAPGSQVVDGYFKRADLWKDLEALGFYLSGFGCTSCIGNSGPLPEEVSEAINDNDLTATAVLSGNRNFEGRISPDVKMNYLASPIMVIAYAITGTMDFDFETQPLGQDQDGNDVFLKDIWPSTEEIESTIAECITREMYVEDYADVFKGDEQWQNLDVPTGKTFEWDEESTYIRKAPYFEGMPIEPAPVEDIHGARVLAKLGDSVTTDHISPASAIKPGTPAAQYLDSRGVERQDYNSLGSRRGNHEVMMRGTFANIRLQNQLVDVQGGYTRDFTQEGGPQSFIFDACQNYKAAGTPLVVIAGKEYGTGSSRDWAAKGTNLLGVRAVITESFERIHRSNLIGMGVIPLQFPEGSSHESLGLDGTEVFDLTGITALNDEAVGIPETVHVTATKDNGEKIEFDAKVRIDTPGEADYYRHGGILQYVLRSMAKAQ
- a CDS encoding glutamine amidotransferase — translated: MSLFLLLSLRENEAVAASEYRDFVQATGLNREQLEQRIFDSADFRVGDVSEYSGVFVGGSSLNMSNAQYSDWQRAVVRELTELIDSPTPVFFTCFGTGLIAQVLGGSIGHEHAEETSASRVEITAAGSTDPVFGALPGSFAAFTGHTECVASLPEGVTVVASGPTCPVQALRVGQHTWSTQFHPEVNIEGMARRMNFYRDHGYFRDEEYEQIVESLRGVDTAPAHQILRNFVGYCEARRGARALSTVNTASTEGEADYTIKACTRS
- a CDS encoding ACT domain-containing protein, whose translation is MYAIMTVTGQDHTGIIAAVTSALARQNINILDVSQTLMDQWFTMILRVEFDEAEHGIAAIQRQMVAVEEEQNLTIRLQSEALFSAVNEV
- a CDS encoding helix-turn-helix domain-containing protein, whose amino-acid sequence is MPVVSEAELERRRHDILEGARRCFGEFGYEGATVRRLEAATGKSRGAIFHHFGDKESLFLAIARQDAERQADVVAAEGLVEVMRDILDHPERHDWLATRLEIARMLRTDASFRARWQQHQEVLDRAVRTRLERNAKQDRMRTDVPVDVLIIYLETVMEGLITQLASGQPVEGLNRMLDVVEASVRK